The following are encoded in a window of Harmonia axyridis chromosome 7, icHarAxyr1.1, whole genome shotgun sequence genomic DNA:
- the LOC123683871 gene encoding SH3 and multiple ankyrin repeat domains protein 3 isoform X1, with the protein MVNSINISLDTLKECEEISPKMEAEGDRGCSEEGYLLVRIQVPELNIQKCLQFPRDQLVWDVKQQCLASLPKVATWYRELKESFNYGLFSPPENGRAGKFLDEERRLGDYPFNGPVGYLELKYKRRVYKMISVDEKQLKSLHTRTNLRRFLEYVQNGQVEKVTKMCSKGLDPNFHCQDSGETPLTISTSIKKPAKVIIALVNGGALLDYRTKDGSTAMHRSVENRNLEAMKTLLELGASPNYKDCKGLTPLYLTVTHNVDPQFTECLLHDHASIGAQDLQGWQEVHQACKNGQLQHLEHLLFYGADMNAQNASGNTPLHVCGVNGQESCARQLLFRGADRNALNFANQNPYQVAVIAGNLELAEVIESYRQEDVVRFRGPPSYNPKRRSAIGWLHRAPSLSTLALPPSPCPSDRSSVPFSSASSSLSDGSAPAGEMDTASIVTVLALGVADKSLGDTSDIISDSSGVGTANSDTNCSLSMPGTTVVCIEPYVSKEEGHISIREGDILEVTGATDCGYLEGNLRSSGNRSGLFPAHCVQEVRLRHNIQPAMIVAADSRQQMQHQQRSRNTRVLGRRESNSKQFATTPRSKKYADIPNARPRTVVLHKGRKGFGFILRGAKATSPLMELTPSEKCPGLQYLDDVDVGGVADMAGLKKGDFLLEINNDDVSSASHEHVVDLIRKSGNLVQMTVVSIEPESVGGIPMSKSTFLPGGNVDVPNSRQYATLPRKIGGNQGIMNRSLQAPLPPRRDPKTTLSVGRARAKSMVAGLVEEGEREETEDLTKSSSVESIHKMTDISKFGTLVTKTASIRQRPISGRVTSSELEELFEKQKSEDVYGKNSLMISSRFQAGGTISSHPSSPAKTRVYASVAEMKRNKSKNTKVRFTNLFSKGKGELRRDFHSTPDLTQELAMMSVKNHRSQEDLVLLQNRTLPPTHPPPPPPAMVQMVKVDNRISKTEYDNLAHKNSPREGIISSFKPSANAKLYASPEDMKQVGYRSKSLPSHSARPQVRKSQSMRSNATFKPTCTSSPPNEPQVNKNNPYAQPIQTSRSNSSASMKDRLRKIPTSKSASNVMVTSPGDTPSIPEPDYSCSESEGESDEENKNSSSLASRLTAVQLQPVENSGNSNASGSSSGSSSVPPSFTADEIQKGRSMLKSSKSYPEDFLRRNESDIRVEDGDNSSSGVSSDQEAHSNMNSEYPERMTNELPSSKKHLTGLFTKQSSLPVKFQPPITQASAGKKEFRLPPPPEFIESETNVDAASTLAVIAPIAPPPQFSDDRRVTRVRIVGAVPKDAPPPAAKTAQPNLKHGRLHSQ; encoded by the exons gAACTCAAGGAAAGCTTTAATTACGGCCTGTTCAGCCCTCCGGAAAATGGAAGGGCCGGGAAATTCCTGGATGAAGAACGTCGTCTCGGGGATTATCCCTTTAACGGACCTGTGGGATATCTGGAG TTGAAGTATAAACGAAGGGTCTACAAAATGATATCGGTAGATGAAAAGCAACTGAAAAGCCTCCACACCAGAACAAATCTGAGGAGATTCCTGGAATATGTACAGAATGGCCAGGTGGAAAAAGTCACGAAAATGTGCTCAAAAGGTCTCGATCCCAATTTTCACTGCCAGGATTCAGGAG AAACTCCCCTCACGATCTCGACGTCCATCAAGAAGCCGGCCAAGGTGATCATAGCCCTGGTGAACGGTGGAGCACTCTTGGACTACCGGACGAAGGACGGGTCCACGGCCATGCACCGTTCGGTGGAAAACAGGAACCTGGAGGCCATGAAGACGCTCCTGGAACTGGGCGCCTCGCCCAACTACAAAGACTGCAAGGGATTGACTCCCCTTTACCTCACCGTAACCCACAACGTGGATCCCCAATTCACAGAGTGTTTGTTGCACGACCACGCGTCGATAGGTGCCCAGGATCTGCAAGGATGGCAGGAGGTGCATCAG GCATGCAAGAACGGACAGCTCCAGCACTTGGAGCATCTTCTGTTCTACGGAGCAGACATGAATGCTCAAAACGCTTCCGGTAATACGCCCCTCCACGTGTGTGGTGTCAACGGGCAAGAGTCCTGCGCTCGTCAGCTGCTCTTCAGGGGAGCGGACAGAAACGCGCTGAACTTTGCCAATCAGAATCCTTATCAGGTGGCTGTTATAGCTGGAAACTTGGAACTGGCCGAAGTCATCGAGAGCTATCGACAAGAGGATGTGG TCCGGTTCCGAGGCCCCCCCAGCTATAACCCGAAGCGTAGGTCCGCTATTGGATGGCTCCATCGAGCCCCATCTCTGAGTACCCTAGCCTTGCCCCCAAGTCCCTGTCCTAGTGACCGATCTTCTGTCCCCTTCAGCTCAGCCAGTTCCAGCCTCAGCGATGGCAGCGCCCCAGCGGGCGAAATGGATACCGCCAGTATTGTCACAG TGCTTGCACTGGGTGTTGCAGATAAGAGTCTTGGCGATACCAGTGACATCATCAGCGACAGTTCCGGTGTGGGTACTGCGAATTCTGACACCAACTGTAGCCTATCAATGCCTGGTACTACCGTTGTTTGTATAGAACCCTACGTCTCTAAAGAAGAAGGTCATATATCGATAAGAGAAGGTGATATTTTAGAAG tAACTGGTGCTACAGACTGTGGATATTTAGAGGGTAATTTGAGAAGCAGCGGCAATCGTAGCGGTCTATTTCCGGCTCATTGTGTGCAGGAAGTTCGTCTAAGACATAACATTCAACCAGCTATGATTGTGGCGGCAGATTCTAGACAACAGATGCAGCATCAACAGAGATCTCGTAATACCAGGGTGTTGGGTAGAAGAGAGAGCAATTCCAAACAGTTCGCTACGACACCAAGATCTAAGAA ATACGCAGACATCCCGAACGCCAGACCAAGGACGGTGGTCTTGCACAAAGGCCGTAAAGGCTTCGGTTTCATTCTGAGAGGCGCCAAGGCAACGTCGCCGCTCATGGAACTGACACCTTCGGAAAAATGTCCCGGTCTTCAATACCTGGACGACGTGGACGTCGGCGGTGTGGCCGACATGGCCGGACTGAAGAAGGGCGACTTCCTCCTGGAAATCAACAACGACGACGTCTCCTCGGCCTCCCACGAGCACGTGGTGGATCTGATCAGGAAGTCCGGCAACCTTGTACAGATGACCGTGGTGTCCATAGAGCCGGAAAGCGTGGGAGGCATCCCCATGAGCAAGTCCACGTTTTTACCCGGTGGTAACGTCGACGTACCGAACAGTAGGCAGTATGCGACGTTGCCAAGGAAGATCGGAGGGAATCAGGGTATCATGAACAGATCGCTGCAAGCGCCACTTCCTCCAAGGAGGGATCCCAAGACGACGCTCAGCGTTGGGAGAGCCAGGGCGAAGAGTATGGTTGCGGGTTTAG TAGAAGAAGGAGAAAGAGAAGAGACTGAAGACTTAACGAAGTCAAGTTCGGTGGAGTCTATACACAAAATGACGGACATCTCGAAATTTGGCACGCTGGTAACGAAGACTGCTTCGATCAGGCAGAGACCTATTTCCGGAAGGGTCACCTCCAGCGAATTGGAGGAGCTGTTCGAGAAGCAAAAGTCCGAGGATGTTTATGGCAAAAACTCACTAATGATCAGTTCGAGGTTTCAAGCTGGGGGAACTATTTCTAGTCATCCAAGTTCTCCTGCTAAGACTAGGGTGTACGCTAGTGTGGCCGAGATGAAGAGGAATAAGAGTAAG AATACGAAGGTCCGATTCACCAACTTATTCTCGAAGGGCAAGGGTGAACTGAGAAGGGATTTCCACAGCACGCCCGACTTGACTCAAGAGTTGGCCATGATGTCCGTCAAGAACCATCGGAGCCAAGAGGACTTGGTCCTTCTCCAGAATAGAACTCTACCTCCTACGCATCCTCCACCACCTCCACCGGCCATGGTTCAGATGGTCAAGGTGGATAACAGGATTTCCAAGACGGAATATGACAATTTGGCCCACAAGAATTCTCCCAGAGAAG gaataatttcatccttcaaaccaTCAGCTAATGCCAAACTCTATGCCTCACCTGAAGACATGAAACAGGTGGGATATAGATCAAAAAGCCTTCCTTCTCATTCGGCAAGACCTCAAGTAAGAAAATCACAAAGCATGAGATCTAATGCTACTTTCAAGCCGACCTGTACAAGTTCGCCGCCAAATGAACCTCAAGTCAATAAAAACAATCCCTATGCTCAACCGATACAAACATCGAGGTCGAATTCATCCGCAA GTATGAAAGATAGACTGAGAAAAATACCTACCAGTAAATCAGCTTCAAATGTCATGGTCACATCCCCTGGAGATACGCCATCCATTCCGGAACCTGATTACAGTTGTAGCGAGTCGGAAGGTGAATCTGACGAGGAGAACAAAAACAGCTCGAGTCTGGCTTCTAGGTTAACAGCGGTACAGCTGCAGCCGGTGGAAAACAGTGGAAACAGCAATGCAAG TGGAAGCAGTTCTGGCAGCAGTTCAGTTCCTCCAAGTTTCACCGCGGATGAAATACAAAAAGGTAGATCGATGTTGAAATCGTCCAAGTCTTATCCAGAAGATTTCTTGAGAAGAAACGAGTCTGACATAAGGGTGGAAGACGGTGACAATAGTTCTTCAGGTGTCAGTTCTGACCAAGAAGCTCATAGCAATATGAACTCAGAATATCCCGAAAGAATGACCAATGAATTACCAAGTTCGAAAAAACACCTCACAG gattatttacGAAGCAATCTAGTCTACCTGTTAAATTTCAACCACCGATAACTCAAGCCTCAgctggaaaaaaagaattccgACTTCCTCCACCTCCAGAATTCATCGAGTCAGAAACTAACGTTGATGCTGCTAGCACCCTAGCTGTTATAGCACCCATAGCCCCTCCACCACAGTTCAGCGACGATCGACGAGTAACTAGAGTTAGAATAGTGGGAGCCGTTCCCAAAGATGCTCCACCACCCGCAGCAAAAACTGCTCAACCGAACCTAAAACATGGGAGGTTACATAGTCAATGA